One genomic window of Fusarium verticillioides 7600 chromosome 2, whole genome shotgun sequence includes the following:
- a CDS encoding vacuolar protein-sorting protein BRO1 — protein sequence MAQSPMISVPLKATNEIDWIEPLKGYIRDTYGDDPERYAEECATLNRLRQDVRGAGKDSTSGRDMLYRYYGQLELLDLRFPVDEQHIKISFTWFDAFTHKSTAQYSLAFEKASIIFNISAVLSCHAAAQDRAEESALKTAYHNFQASAGMFTYINENFLHAPSSDLSRETVKALIHVMLAQAQEVFLEKQIADKKKIGLLAKLAAQAGYLYGQALEGVQENVNKAIFEKVWLLMIQIKTNLLNSMAQYYQALADDEANQHGIAAGRLQVAEAQAKEAERIARNFPSSVPMSSNLSADCGGFLQEITKRHHSTVQTQLQSALRDNDYVYHQEVPAEASLEAVAKLPAAKPIPVSELYAGQDIQRITGPDLFAKIVPFAVTESASLYDEEKAKLVRAEAERVETANDEMAASLDYLRLPGALQVLKGGFDQDILPDEDFRQWCADVSDQENPVTLFDSLRSEKDSILMVLDKSTKQLDMEEGVCEKMRSKYENDWTQQPSSRLTTTLRGDIRHYREALDEASRSDNQLAGKLRQNEMDFDEMRRAAQSGEVDQLFQRAVAQARARGSNATSPAGTEPNLLDDDFEEGPSVMDQINRVEDILKKLNLIKRERNQVLKDLKEKAHNDDISQILILNKKSISNYETQLFEQELEKFRPHQNRLLQANHKQSALMKELTNIFNRLLQDKRVQSEQSKYETIQRQRSSVINRYKRAYQEFLDLVAGLQSAKNWYTEMRETVESLEKNVDSFVNNRRSEGAQLLNQIEQERSSSKNSQAEMERERLRGLMDRMSMDPSKSSPQPLTQNRPTPPSQYQQGQNPRYPQPNYQGQYQAPNSPPVQQQTLAQQQTYQNFSPPPTTQSFGPPPINTFVQPTYNPSQYGRTPGPTSPPPNQTSFNIGGYRGPASPPPNQTTFGQTQSFGGYGASATPQTQGGYVPPGFVPPPPPPGPPPLGPQQTFHYGNQPNSAHPNSAYPQSAHPQSAAPQQQQQNDPWAGLNAWK from the exons ATGGCACAGTCTCCCATGATCTCGGTGCCCCTCAAGGCTACAAACGAGATTGACTGGATTGAGCCTTTGAAGGGCTATATCCGCGATACTTACGGCGATGATCCAGAACGCTATGCAGAGGAGTGTGCGACACTGAATCGATTGAGACAAGATGTGCGGGGCGCTGGGAAGGATAGCACATCTGGACGAGATATGCTTTATCGCTACTATgggcagcttgagcttcttgacctaCGATTTCctgttgatgagcagcaCATCAAGATATCCTTTACATG GTTCGACGCATTCACACACAAATCTACCGCGCAATATTCACTCGCCTTCGAGAAAGCCTCTATCATATTCAACATTTCTGCTGTTCTCTCCTGTCACGCTGCTGCTCAAGACCGCGCCGAGGAGTCCGCTCTCAAGACTGCCTACCACAACTTTCAGGCTTCAGCTGGCATGTTCACTTACATCAATGAGAACTTCCTCCATGCGCCATCATCCGACCTTAGTAGAGAGACTGTCAAGGCATTGATTCATGTCATGCTGGCACAAGCTCAGGAAGTATTCCTTGAAAAGCAAATTGCTGATAAGAAAAAGATTGGGTTGCTCGCAAAGTTGGCTGCCCAGGCTGGCTATCTATATGGCCAGGCCCTTGAAGGTGTCCAGGAGAATGTGAACAAGGCTATTTTTGAGAAAGtgtggctgttgatgatacAG ATCAAAACCAACCTGCTAAACTCTATGGCACAATACTATCAAGCATTagcagatgacgaggctAATCAGCATGGTATCGCTGCTGGAAGACTGCAAGTTGCCGAGGCCCAAGCAAAGGAGGCCGAGCGCATTGCTAGGAACTTTCCTAGCTCGGTTCCCATGAGCTCGAACCTGAGTGCCGACTGTGGAGGATTTCTTCAGGAAATTACGAAAAGACATCACTCGACAGTGCAAACTCAGCTGCAAAGTGCTTTGAGGGATAATGACTATGTGTACCATCAAGAAGTGCCCGCCGAGGCCAGCCTGGAAGCCGTCGCCAAGCTGCCAGCCGCGAAGCCAATTCCTGTCAGCGAGCTATATGCTGGTCAAGACATTCAGCGTATCACTGGGCCTGACCTTTTCGCTAAAATTGTGCCGTTTGCTGTTACGGAGTCTGCCAGCTTatatgatgaagagaaagccAAGCTTGTACGAGCTGAGGCAGAACGAGTGGAAACGGCCAATGATGAAATGGCAGCCAGTTTGGATTATTTGAGGCTGCCAGGAGCATTGCAAGTCCTTAAGGGTGGATTCGATCAGGATATCCTGCCCGACGAGGACTTCCGGCAGTGGTGCGCTGATGTATCTGACCAAGAGAACCCGGTAACCTTGTTCGATTCGCTCCGGTCCGAGAAGGATTCCATCCTCATGGTTCTGGATAAGAGTACGAAGCAACTCGATATGGAGGAAGGTGTATGTGAAAAAATGCGATCCAAGTATGAAAACGACTGgacacagcagccaagctcgAGACTCACAACGACATTACGGGGCGATATTCGCCATTACCGTGAGGCTTTAGATGAGGCATCAAGGAGTGACAACCAGCTGGCGGGTAAACTTCGACAGAACGAAATGGATTTTGATGAAATGCGACGGGCTGCTCAGTCAGGAGAAGTCGACCAGCTGTTCCAACGTGCCGTTGCACAAGCGCGAGCAAGGGGAAGTAACGCAACAAGCCCGGCTGGCACCGAGCCGAATCTTTTGGATGACGATTTTGAAGAGGGTCCCAGTGTTATGGATCAGATTAACAGAGTTGAGGATATTCTCAAGAAACTCAACCTTATCAAGCGAGAACGAAACCAGGTGCTGAAGGATTTGAAGGAAAAG GCTCACAACGACGATATTTCCCAGATCCTCATATTGAATAAGAAGTCTATATCTAATTATGAGACGCAGCTTTTTGAGCAAGAACTGGAAAAGTTCCGGCCGCATCAAAACCGACTTTTGCAAGCCAATCACAAGCAGTCGGCTTTGATGAAGGAGCTCACGAACATATTCAACAGATTATTGCAGGACAAGCGAGTTCAATCGGAACAAAGCAAATATGAAACAATCCAGCGGCAGCGATCATCAGTCATCAACCGATATAAGCGCGCATACCAGGAATTCCTGGACCTTGTCGCAGGTTTACAGAGCGCCAAAAACTGGTATACTGAGATGCGCGAGACAGTagagagcttggagaagaacGTTGACAGCTTTGTCAACAACCGTAGATCCGAGGGCGCGCAGCTACTCAACCAAATTGAGCAGGAGCGGTCATCGAGCAAGAACTCGCAGGCCGAGATGGAGCGAGAGAGACTCAGGGGTCTCATGGACCGAATGTCGATGGACCCTTCCAAGTCGTCGCCACAGCCTCTTACGCAAAATCGGCCAACACCTCCCTCGCAGTATCAACAGGGACAGAATCCTCGATATCCACAACCCAATTACCAAGGCCAGTATCAGGCGCCGAACTCACCTCCGGTGCAGCAACAGACACTggctcaacaacaaacatACCAGAACTTTTCtccgccaccaacaacacaatCGTTCGGACCTCCTCCTATCAACACTTTCGTGCAGCCTACATATAATCCAAGCCAATATGGACGCACACCGGGACCTACGTCGCCGCCTCCGAATCAAACGTCGTTCAACATCGGAGGCTACCGGGGCCCTGCATCACCGCCTCCTAACCAGACAACATTCGGACAAACTCAGTCATTTGGAGGGTACGGAGCTTCAGCTACACCGCAGACACAGGGAGGCTATGTGCCACCTGGATTCGTGCCACCTCCGCCACCTCCTGGGCCACCACCGCTTGGACCTCAACAGACCTTTCACTATGGGAATCAACCTAACAGCGCGCACCCAAACAGTGCTTATCCGCAGAGTGCGCATCCTCAATCAGcagctcctcagcaacagcagcaaaacGATCCCTGGGCAGGGCTGAATGCATGGAAGTAA
- a CDS encoding guanine deaminase yields MAGLKKQVFVGTFISSKSPKELDYHHDTIVCVDGEGRIVKVDTEGGSTEQIGKRLRETLNWELSDVDVHIAKPGQFFFPGFVDSHVHASQYPNVGIFGKTTLLDWLEKYTFPLESSLKDLSKAKRVYGSCVRRTLSHGTTTAAYYATIDVAATNLLADLCLEIGQRALVGRVCMDNPDMCPSYYRDESAEEGLEKTRQTIRHVQKIDPEFKLVSPVLTPRFAPTCSSDSMKGLAKIQKEMDLPVQTHVSENEGEVELVAKLFPESESYTQLYDDCGLLTTRTILAHAIHLTEAEAKLIAQRGSKISHCPCSNSSLTSGSARVRWLWDKGITVGLGTDMSGGYSPSILEAARQAALVSRHVAMGMDEEKERSKLTVEEVLYLATRGGAEVVGLADRIGGFEEGMEWDAQLIGLGSVDEDGLADDDGNVNVFGWETWEEKIAKWLFNGDDRNVKRVWVRGRTVHVR; encoded by the exons ATGGCGGGCTTAAAGAAGCAAGTCTTTGTCGGGACATTCATATCCAGCAAAAGTCCCAAAGAGCTTGACTATCACCATGACACGATTGTatgtgttgatggagaggGTAGAATTGTCAAGGTCGATACAGAGGGCGGCAGTACTGAGCAGATTGGAAAGAGGCTACGTGAAACTCTGAACTGGGAGCTCAGCGACGTAGATGTTCATATTGCGAAGCCTGGGCAGTTCTTCTTCCCTGGTTTTGTTG ACTCACATGTGCATGCATCTCAATACCCAAATGTGGGAATCTTTGGAAAGACCACTCTCCTAGACTGGTTGGAGAAGTATACATTCCCTCTAGAGTCAAGTCTAAAGGACTTGAGCAAGGCAAAGCGAGTATATGGCTCATGTGTTCGACGGACATTATCCCACGGAACGACAACAGCGGCTTACTATGCTACCATCGACGTAGCAGCAACGAACCTCCTCGCTGATCTCTGCTTAGAGATAGGACAACGAGCTCTTGTTGGACGCGTGTGTATGGACAACCCTGACATGTGTCCAAGCTACTATCGCGATGAGAGTGCCGAAGAGGGCCTTGAAAAAACGAGACAGACGATTCGACATGTTCAAAAAATCGACCCTGAGTTTAAACTTGTATCTCCGGTGCTGACGCCTCGATTTGCACCAACTTGCTCCAGCGATTCGATGAAGGGTCTGGCAAAGATCCAAAAAGAAATGGATCTTCCTGTCCAGACACACGTTTCCGAGAACGAAGGAGAAGTCGAACTTGTCGCAAAGCTGTTTCCGGAGTCGGAGTCGTATACGCAATTGTACGATGATTGCGGTCTTCTCACCACCCGGACGATTCTTGCGCACGCGATTCACTTGACCGAAGCGGAGGCAAAGCTGATTGCGCAGCGGGGAAGTAAAATCTCACACTGTCCTTGCAGCAACAGTTCACTCACCAGCGGTTCTGCACGCGTAAGATGGCTCTGGGACAAGGGGATCACAGTTGGCCTTGGTACAGACATGAGCGGCGGCTACAGCCCTTCCATTCTCGAAGCAGCACGTCAAGCAGCCCTTGTGAGTCGACACGTTGCGATGGGGATGGACGAGGAAAAGGAACGGAGCAAGTTGACGGTCGAAGAGGTGCTGTATCTTGCAACTCGCGGCGGTGCAGAGGTTGTTGGACTGGCTGATAGAATCGGTGGGTTTGAGGAGGGTATGGAGTGGGATGCTCAGTTGATAGGACTAGgaagtgttgatgaggatggcctGGCGGATGATGACGGGAATGTGAATGTTTTCGGGTGGGAAACTtgggaggagaagattgcGAAGTGGCTGTTTAATGGAGACGACAGGAATGTCAAGAGGGTTTGGGTCAGAGGGAGAACGGTTCATGTAAGATAA
- a CDS encoding chromosome transmission fidelity protein 18, whose product MLSASSPITFPHSPPPAKRAKPHDHSPPKPKARGPFLVEDDDSDSDSNGESTDSTRVAKRLMTEDPREKPSNTIAQNQTTTIDLVDEEEPSSTPNVEAQEPTRLSQRPIFTTPIFGNFVPQSFKATTCNGKSVTIKERKANSAPTYESMVAARSKTKEGRAKRSYYGVDIHNLMSAASAEIASQKQTQPQRPNVPIQSVEPGLSNSKKPKRTRLWTEKYRARNFMDLCGNDNTNRRVLGWLKKWDPVVFPGAVKSRPVIARRPGAQQPEEEEKPHRKILLLTGPPGLGKTTLAHVCARQAGYEVMEINASDDRSRDVVKNRIRTSLGTESVKTVSNRKDGDGPPKLAKPACVVVDEVDGVVSGSGGSGEGGFVKALIDLVLLDQKNASGTSTENYGRKKKKGDDFRLLRPLILICNDVYAPALRPLRHSNLAEIIHVGKPTMESVVTRLKNIFEKEGIPCEKDAARKLCEAAWGMTSGIDARRGAESTVEGDLRGVMVVGEWVAGRFRASNLKGKGSLTRQWLERNVLQDLTSGAGGARGLGRGGVKDIVSRLFQEGGGFPKQAMDLSQSKTQHEQPQAELGFGEYQKKHAMERLRQMIDTSGEISHIMTEVFTEYPNREFNDDLYLTKPNQAYEWLHFHDTCQSRLYASQEWELAQYLSQPVLACHHLFASPKRYLPSMGYDRRWGADAEDNSAPPQPFSGSRADYQAFEAERQNRTQLQALQGQLPPTLMRSFRSAEDVAAEFLPYLARIVSPDVKPVVVGGSQGSTASVRRESERAMVKRAADVLAEVGIELQKGRIESDSLTNRTPQYVYRMEPDLDVLATFETAASLLLPSAAPTRYAVRQVLDQELKRTLVEREARARQSRFKAGNPLGHAEHLSTDKIMASKKHALEASLQDTTLIKRDFFGRIIEARPLAETTMNTPEQQAKQDEKERKVWVTYHEGLNNAVRKPMSLQEFMRGF is encoded by the exons ATGCTTTCAGCGTCATCACCTATCACTTTCCCTCATTCTCCACCGCCCGCGAAACGAGCCAAACCCCACGATCATAGCCCCCCTAAACCGAAAGCTCGAGGTCCATTCCTTGTTGAGGACGACGATTCCGATTCGGACAGCAATGGCGAATCTACTGACTCTACTCGTGTGGCAAAACGTCTAATGACCGAGGATCCACGAGAGAAGCCTTCAAATACCATTGCACAAAACCAAACAACAACTATTGATCtagttgatgaggaagaaccCTCAAGCACTCCCAATgtggaagctcaagaaccaACACGACTGAGCCAAAGGCCAATCTTCACCACTCCGATTTTTGGTAATTTTGTGCCGCAATCTTTCAAGGCAACCACATGTAACGGTAAATCCGTCACAATTAAGGAGCGAAAGGCCAACTCTGCGCCAACATACGAGTCCATGGTCGCAGCTCGATCGAAAACGAAAGAAGGGCGAGCGAAACGAAGCTACTACGGCGTTGATATCCACAATCTCATGAGCGCTGCATCTGCAGAGATCGCAAGTCAGAAACAAACGCAGCCGCAAAGGCCTAATGTGCCTATTCAATCGGTCGAGCCCGGGCTGTCAAAcagcaagaagcccaagagaACTCGCTTATGGACGGAGAAATACCGGGCAAGGAACTTTATGGATCTGTGCGGTAACGATAATACCAACAGACGGGTACTGGGATGGTTGAAAAAGTGGGATCCCGTGGTGTTCCCTGGAGCAGTAAAGTCAAGGCCCGTAATAGCCCGACGACCAGGTGCACAGCAAccagaagaggaggaaaagcCTCATAGAAAGATCTTGCTGCTCACAGGACCTCCGGGACTGGGAAAGACAACGTTGGCACACGTGTGTGCGAGACAAGCAGGGTACGAAGTTATGGAAATTAATGCCAGTGACGACCGAAGTCGTGATGTCGTCAAGAACCGTATCCGCACAAGCTTGGGAACAGAGAGTGTGAAAACTGTCAGTAACCGCAAGGACGGAGACGGCCCTCCAAAATTGGCTAAACCAGCATGTGTCGTGGTGGACGAAGTGGATGGCGTTGTATCTGGTTCAGGAGGGTCAGGTGAAGGTGGCTTTGTCAAAGCACTGATagatcttgttctcttggACCAGAAGAATGCGTCGGGTACCAGCACAGAAAACTACGggcgaaagaagaagaagggtgacGACTTTCGACTGCTCCGTCCCCTAATTCTCATCTGTAATGATGTATACGCACCAGCGCTTCGACCACTCCGGCATTCCAATTTGGCAGAAATTATTCATGTTGGCAAGCCCACTATGGAGTCGGTAGTTACCAGGCTGAAGAATATTTTTGAAAAAGAAGGTATCCCTTGCGAGAAAGACGCTGCGCGAAAGCTGTGCGAGGCGGCCTGGGGTATGACGAGCGGCATTGACGCTAGACGAGGAGCTGAGAGCACAGTGGAGGGTGACCTTCGAGGTGTCATGGTCGTTGGTGAATGGGTAGCGGGACGATTTCGCGCATCAAACctgaaaggaaaaggctcTCTCACGCGGCAGTGGCTGGAGCGCAATGTCCTTCAAGATCTAACCAGcggcgctggtggtgctCGAGGTCTGGGTCGAGGTGGTGTCAAGGACATCGTTTCACGCCTCTTCCAAGAAGGTGGCGGCTTTCCAAAGCAAGCTATGGATCTGTCTCAATCCAAAACACAGCATGAGCAACCGCAGGCTGAGCTGGGTTTCGGCGAGTATCAAAAGAAGCATGCCATGGAAAGACTGCGGCAAATGATTGATACAAGCGGCGAAATCAGCCATATCATGACGGAGGTTTTTACCGAATACCCAAATCGCGAGTTCAACGATGATCTGTACCTTACCAAGCCCAATCAAGCCTACGAATGGCTGCACTTTCACGACACATGTCAGTCCCGGCTTTATGCTAGTCAAGAGTGGGAATTGGCACAATACCTCAGCCAGCCCGTTCTGGCGTGCCATCACCTTTTCGCATCTCCCAAGCGCTATCTTCCCAGCATGGGCTATGATCGTCGCTGGGGTGCCGATGCGGAGGATAACTCTGCGCCTCCACAGCCATTCTCTGGTTCTCGAGCTGACTACCAAGCTTTCGAAGCAGAGCGTCAGAATAGGACTCAGCTTCAGGCTTTGCAGGGACAACTCCCACCCACACTGATGCGTTCGTTCCGCAgcgctgaagatgttgccgCCGAGTTCCTCCCCTATCTTGCGCGTATTGTCTCTCCGGACGTCAAGCCCGTTGTAGTGGGTGGTAGTCAAGGGTCCACGGCCAGCGTACGCAGGGAGAGCGAACGTGCCATGGTCAAACGTGCAGCTGATGTTCTCGCCGAAGTTGGTATCGAGCTGCAGAAGGGAAGAATTGAGAGTGACTCGCTCACCAATAGGACACCACAATATGTGTATCGCATGGAACC ggatcttgatgttctggcCACATTCGAAACAGCTGCATCACTTCTTCTACCCTCGGCAGCACCTACACGCTATGCTGTTCGTCAAGTTCTCGACCAAGAACTGAAGCGAACATTAGTGGAACGGGAAGCTCGCGCTCGACAGTCCCGCTTCAAAGCAGGCAACCCACTTGGGCACGCTGAACACCTTAGCACAGACAAGATTATGGCTTCCAAGAAACATGCACTCGAAGCATCATTACAAGACACGACACTCATCAAGCGTGATTTCTTTGGCCGAATCATAGAGGCGCGGCCGTTAGCGGAGACCACGATGAATACCCCCGAGCAGCAAGCCAAGCAGGATGAAAAAGAGCGCAAGGTATGGGTGACGTATCATGAAGGGTTGAATAACGCTGTGAGGAAACCAATGTCTTTGCAAGAATTTATGAGGGGGTTCTAA
- a CDS encoding phosphomannose isomerase type I produces the protein MSTPAAAFYQLRCGCNQYPWGKQGSNSLSARLCEKTPGWDGDGKKNFKIDEDKPYAEMWMGTYPVLPSYVASTGEDLQDVLDRYPKELLGEKITSKFGHSKLPYLPKVLSIAKALPLQVHPNKEFSSKKHKEDPDSFTDGNHKPEIALALSEFEAFCGFKPVEAIVDILRQKPLRHFLVAGGATVADEKLSQEGLKQVVKTILTSPDEDIKKAFQAIRELPDSAFTGLNSAIPQVAKKLEKSFPANDPGNLVGLLCMNYMLLQPGEVIYIPAGGIHAYIQGDIIECMARSDNVLNTGFCPKAERDNVDEFCSVLNWEPTTKSQTTLQPETYPGSKEGKTQLFKPPTSEFNVLATDLKSGEREALSEGGPKIILATRGSANIKANDQSFELSEGHVYFVAQGVKLDITAGSGGLLLHTAVAE, from the coding sequence ATGTCGACACCGGCAGCTGCCTTCTATCAGCTCCGTTGCGGCTGCAACCAATACCCATGGGGTAAACAAGGTTCCAACTCTCTATCTGCACGACTCTGTGAAAAGACGCCGGGATgggatggcgatggaaagaagaacttcaagattgatgagGACAAGCCATATGCTGAAATGTGGATGGGCACATACCCCGTGTTGCCGTCCTATGTTGCTAGCACAGGCGAAGATCTCCAAGACGTTCTGGACCGATACCCAAAGGAACTGTTGGGGGAGAAAATCACTTCGAAGTTTGGACACAGCAAACTTCCATACCTTCCCAAGGTTCTGTCTATTGCGAAAGCATTGCCATTACAGGTTCACCCTAACAAGGAATTTTCGAGtaagaagcacaaggaggACCCAGACTCATTCACGGATGGCAACCACAAGCCAGAAATCGCCCTCGCATTGTCCGAGTTTGAGGCATTTTGCGGCTTCAAACCTGTTGAGGCTATCGTGGATATCTTACGCCAGAAGCCCTTGAGACACTTCCTTGTCGCCGGTGGCGCAACTGTCGCGGATGAGAAGCTCAGTCAAGAAGGACTGAAGCAGGTTGTCAAAACTATTTTAACATCACCTGACgaggacatcaagaaggctTTTCAGGCAATCCGAGAGCTCCCAGACTCTGCCTTTACGGGACTTAACTCAGCCATTCCACAGGTTGCCAAGAAACTTGAGAAGAGTTTCCCTGCAAACGACCCTGGTAATCTGGTCGGATTGTTATGTATGAACTACATGCTGCTCCAACCGGGTGAGGTCATCTACATTCCAGCAGGAGGAATTCATGCCTATATCCAGGGTGATATCATTGAATGTATGGCACGTTCTGACAATGTTCTCAACACTGGATTCTGCCCCAAGGCCGAGCGAGACAATGTCGATGAGTTCTGCTCCGTGCTTAACTGGGAGCCCACGACCAAGTCACAAACAACCCTGCAGCCAGAAACTTATCCTGGAAGTAAGGAGGGCAAGACCCAGCTTTTCAAGCCACCTACCAGCGAGTTCAACGTGCTTGCGACTGACTTGAAATCTGGTGAGCGCGAGGCATTGAGTGAAGGTGGCCCCAAGATTATACTTGCTACACGTGGAAGCGCAAATATTAAGGCGAATGATCAGTCGTTTGAGCTATCCGAGGGCCATGTGTATTTTGTCGCTCAAGGAGTGAAGCTGGATATCACTGCTGGTAGTGGTGGTCTGTTGCTGCACACTGCGGTTGCGGAATGA
- a CDS encoding L-lactate dehydrogenase (cytochrome), with protein MVLKGGEVAEHNSAKSCWVIVHGKAYDVTEFLPEHPGGQKIILKYAGKDATEEYEPIHPPDTLDKYLDASKHLGPVDMGTVQQEKKEVDPEEEERLQRIEQKPLLSQCYNLFDFEAVARRVMSKTAWGYYSSAADDEITMRENHSAFHRIWFRPQILVDVEKIDFSTTMLGTKTDIPVYVTATALGKLGNPEGEVVLTRAAAKHNIIQMIPTLASCSFDEIVDAKAGDQIQWLQLYVNKDRAITKKIVQHAEKRGCKGLFITVDAPQLGRREKDMRSKFTDPGSHVQEGTDTDNSQGAARAISTFIDPALSWKDIAWFQSITSMPIILKGVQRVEDVLKAIDYGCQGVVLSNHGGRQLEFARSAIEVLAETMPVLRERGLENKIEIFIDGGIRRGTDILKALCLGARGVGIGRPFLYAMSAYGEAGVVRAMQLLKDELEMNMRLIGASTIEDLHPGMLDLRSLFQHSAVPSDNLSSTVYDPLSVPAQRPKAGPKQDTPKAKL; from the exons ATGGTGTTAAAAGGCGGCGAGGTTGCTGAGCACAACAGCGCAAAGTCGTGCTGGGTTATCGTTCAT GGGAAAGCATACGATGTGACAGAATTTCTGCCAG AACACCCTGGAGGTCAAAAGATCATTCTCAAGTACGCT GGTAAAGATGCTACCGAAGAATACGAACCAATCCATCCTCCCGACACCCTCGACAAGTATCTTGATGCCTCCAAGCATCTCGGCCCTGTCGATATGGGCACCGttcagcaggagaagaaggaggtcgaccccgaggaagaggaacgTCTGCAGCGTATTGagcagaagcctcttctgtcACAATGCTATAACCTCTTCGACTTTGAGGCTGTCGCTCGACGTGTGATGTCAAAGACTGCATGGGGATACTACTCCAGCGCtgccgacgatgagatt ACAATGCGAGAGAACCACAGCGCATTCCATCGCATCTGGTTTCGTCCTCAAATTCTCGTCGATGTGGAAAAGATCGACTTCTCGACCACCATGCTCGGCACAAAAACAGACATCCCCGTTTATGTAACAGCCACAGCCCTTGGTAAACTTGGTAACCCAGAGGGTGAAGTCGTCCTCACCCGCGCTGCAGCAAAGCACAACATCATCCAGATGATCCCCACTCTTGCATCCTGCTCCTTCGACGAGATTGTGGACGCAAAAGCAGGTGATCAGATCCAGTGGCTGCAGCTCTATGTCAACAAGGACCGTGCTATCACTAAGAAGATCGTGCAACATGCTGAGAAGCGTGGTTGCAAGGGTCTTTTCATTACCGTTGATGCGCCCCAACTGGGACGTCGCGAGAAGGATATGAGATCTAAGTTTACCGATCCTGGTTCCCACGTCCAAGAGGGTACAGACACGGATAACAGCCAAGGTGCTGCGCGCGCCATCTCGACGTTCATCGACCCTGCACTGAGCTGGAAGGACATTGCGTGGTTCCAGAGTATTACATCCATGCCTATTATCCTCAAGGGTGTCCAGcgcgttgaagatgtccTCAAGGCTATTGACTACGGCTGCCAGGGCGTTGTTCTCTCCAACCATGGAGGTCGTCAGCTTGAGTTTGCTCGATCCGCCATTGAGGTTCTCGCCGAGACAATGCCTGTTCTTCGCGAGCGTGGTCTCGAGAACAAGATTGAGATTTTCATCGATGGCGGAATCCGCCGTGGAACTGATATCCTCAAGGCTCTCTGCCTAGGCGCTCGTGGCGTTGGTATCGGACGACCTTTCCTGTACGCCATGAGTGCTTATGGTGAGGCTGGTGTCGTACGAGCTATGcagctgttgaaggatgagctggaaATGAACATGCGTCTCATTGGTGCTAGCACTATCGAGGATCTGCATCCCGGTATGCTTGACCTGCGAAGTCTATTCCAGCATTCTGCTGTGCCATCCGACAACCTTTCATCTACTGTGTATGATCCTTTGTCTGTGCCTGCTCAGAGACCCAAGGCTGGGCCCAAGCAGGACACCCCCAAAGCGAAACTCTAG